One stretch of Candidatus Eremiobacteraceae bacterium DNA includes these proteins:
- the dacB gene encoding D-alanyl-D-alanine carboxypeptidase/D-alanyl-D-alanine-endopeptidase, with protein MPRSIARRRRRRIIAHRLRLVLALIVVIAVVTFGVRALRSMHGIAPSAAPTPTIPTAPPFTSAFVRHGSAWSDADKSKVVRAAAPILNGAAFPATTGAVIVDARTGHILYEHDAHVPLVPASTLKVVVAATALHDLGPTHRFETEIVTDGAIRDGTLDGDLYLVGGGDPELATDDLRGAVHRLKDEGIGVVSGAVVSDGSLYGPDAVNKTWDAEDLEYGWAAPPSAITIDNGAVQFTLTPDPDGGLATIQVDPPGAAGKIVGGVRSVSEYADNTLRIDPLPDGSGYALSGQIPYGAPQKYWRSIAKPTAVAATVLRSLAYSGGVAVAGDATTGKAPAGASTTLWAHRSRPVASIVQQMARDSDNHIAEQLLRAVGANASGTGTLDGGLAAEHSFLASIGADDPRNALVDGSGLSAADYVTAATLAAALRSMLRGSDAQAEAALLPRVALDGTVRYRPLAPDVLGRVRGKDGYIEGASGLAGYVETAHHGVVVYAFLVDDWQQGLDAIWAGEDDILARIARM; from the coding sequence GTGCCGCGCAGCATTGCGCGCAGGCGGCGTCGTCGCATCATCGCGCATCGCCTTCGACTCGTCCTTGCCCTCATCGTCGTCATCGCCGTCGTCACCTTCGGCGTCCGCGCACTGCGGTCGATGCACGGCATCGCACCGAGCGCCGCTCCGACGCCTACGATTCCGACCGCACCGCCATTCACGAGCGCCTTCGTCCGGCATGGGTCGGCGTGGAGCGATGCCGACAAGTCGAAGGTCGTCCGTGCCGCCGCACCGATCCTTAACGGCGCGGCTTTTCCCGCGACGACGGGCGCGGTCATCGTGGACGCGCGCACCGGACATATTCTCTACGAACACGACGCGCACGTACCGCTCGTCCCCGCGTCGACGCTCAAAGTGGTCGTCGCGGCGACTGCGCTTCACGATCTCGGACCCACACATCGTTTCGAGACCGAGATCGTCACCGACGGCGCCATCCGCGACGGCACGCTCGACGGCGACCTTTATCTTGTCGGCGGCGGCGACCCGGAACTCGCGACGGACGATCTGCGCGGCGCCGTTCATCGACTAAAAGATGAGGGCATCGGCGTCGTCAGCGGCGCTGTCGTTTCGGATGGATCGCTCTACGGCCCCGACGCGGTCAACAAGACGTGGGATGCGGAAGACCTCGAATACGGTTGGGCCGCGCCGCCGAGCGCGATCACGATCGACAACGGCGCCGTGCAGTTCACGCTCACGCCCGATCCGGACGGCGGTCTCGCGACGATCCAGGTCGACCCGCCGGGTGCGGCCGGCAAGATCGTCGGCGGAGTCCGCTCGGTCTCAGAATATGCCGACAACACACTGCGCATCGATCCGTTGCCGGACGGCTCGGGCTATGCGCTTTCGGGCCAGATCCCGTACGGCGCACCTCAGAAATACTGGCGGTCGATCGCAAAACCGACAGCGGTCGCGGCGACCGTGCTGCGCTCGCTCGCATATTCCGGCGGCGTCGCGGTCGCCGGCGACGCGACGACCGGCAAAGCACCTGCCGGTGCATCGACGACGCTATGGGCGCACCGCTCTCGGCCGGTCGCGTCGATCGTCCAGCAGATGGCGCGCGACAGCGACAACCACATCGCCGAGCAGCTCCTGCGAGCCGTCGGAGCGAACGCGTCGGGAACGGGCACGCTCGACGGAGGACTTGCTGCCGAGCACTCGTTCCTCGCATCGATCGGTGCCGACGATCCACGCAATGCACTGGTCGACGGATCCGGACTTTCGGCGGCCGACTACGTCACCGCCGCTACCCTCGCGGCCGCGCTGCGTTCGATGCTGCGGGGGTCGGACGCACAGGCAGAGGCCGCGCTCTTACCGCGCGTCGCTCTTGACGGTACAGTACGCTATCGCCCCCTTGCGCCCGACGTTCTAGGCCGCGTCCGCGGCAAAGATGGATATATAGAAGGCGCAAGCGGACTCGCGGGCTACGTCGAAACCGCGCATCATGGCGTCGTCGTGTACGCATTCCTCGTCGACGACTGGCAGCAAGGACTCGATGCGATCTGGGCCGGCGAGGACGATATCCTCGCCCGCATCGCACGCATGTGA
- a CDS encoding TonB family protein, translating into MSKISNYRMGASVRMIIAAVVVALSLVPIRATAADCSLQLRSVVFGAQSSAHDFVSYAVRLNGDPQTGTNAELSVKLSNGSSFKLPWTDVTIKQPAYKGDVPSAFGAFDRRKADIVAASVDAVSPAPGQSPAPCVGQQVELNATDNNPWGFEVLNAQKHPFNGAIATTSTIDHTLTDASFKNRVEPTYPAAERDAGVQGDVTIRITVAPDGQTSRAMIWESSQDDDIDLAALDAAQRSTFKPATRDGVAISLDYLIVYTFRVDGGPALSPPKPSCPLNVTKMVLVNVGPKGGPDWYEMSFTAKRVDIVSATVEFYDAGLATVIVPWDSITVPPLDKEGEAGITATMPWTGDDPLKFWVASVKYADGSQQQCGTYYELIDRPDAAGALPRVLKFPMPTVRVETRRFEAPLVESYPLYPAASLAADVTGGVGIDVVVNDSGAVAGALVVSSSKSEDLDNAALTAAMKTKFAPRHDTAYFPMRVFHLDYEFQDDIL; encoded by the coding sequence GTGAGCAAGATATCTAACTACCGTATGGGCGCATCGGTGCGGATGATCATCGCCGCAGTGGTGGTCGCACTCAGTCTTGTGCCGATCCGGGCGACAGCCGCCGATTGCTCTCTTCAGCTGCGGTCGGTCGTCTTCGGTGCGCAATCTTCCGCGCACGACTTCGTTTCGTATGCCGTGCGATTGAATGGCGACCCTCAAACCGGAACGAACGCAGAGCTGTCAGTCAAGCTGTCCAATGGGAGCTCCTTCAAGCTGCCGTGGACCGACGTGACGATTAAGCAACCGGCGTACAAGGGCGACGTGCCGAGCGCATTCGGCGCGTTCGACCGGCGAAAGGCCGACATCGTCGCCGCATCGGTCGACGCGGTGTCGCCGGCACCTGGTCAGAGTCCGGCGCCGTGCGTCGGCCAACAAGTCGAACTCAACGCGACTGACAATAATCCGTGGGGGTTTGAAGTGCTCAACGCGCAGAAACATCCGTTCAATGGTGCCATCGCCACCACTTCGACCATCGATCATACCTTGACGGACGCCAGTTTCAAGAACAGAGTTGAGCCGACGTATCCGGCCGCCGAGAGAGATGCGGGCGTGCAAGGAGACGTCACCATACGCATCACGGTCGCGCCCGACGGCCAGACTTCGCGCGCAATGATCTGGGAGTCGTCGCAGGACGATGACATCGATCTTGCCGCGCTCGATGCCGCACAGCGCTCGACATTCAAGCCCGCGACGAGAGATGGAGTCGCGATTTCTCTGGACTACCTCATCGTCTACACGTTCCGCGTGGACGGCGGTCCTGCGCTATCGCCGCCGAAACCGAGTTGTCCCCTCAACGTAACGAAAATGGTGCTCGTCAACGTTGGGCCAAAAGGGGGACCCGATTGGTACGAGATGAGCTTCACGGCGAAGCGTGTAGACATCGTCTCGGCCACCGTCGAGTTCTACGATGCTGGCCTCGCAACCGTGATCGTGCCGTGGGACTCCATCACGGTTCCGCCGCTCGACAAGGAAGGGGAGGCAGGAATCACCGCCACGATGCCATGGACAGGAGACGATCCGCTCAAGTTTTGGGTCGCAAGCGTGAAATATGCTGATGGCAGCCAACAGCAATGCGGCACGTACTACGAGCTCATCGATCGGCCGGATGCGGCCGGTGCGCTCCCACGCGTTCTCAAGTTTCCGATGCCGACCGTTCGCGTCGAGACGCGCCGCTTCGAAGCGCCGCTCGTCGAGTCGTACCCTTTATATCCGGCAGCAAGTCTCGCAGCCGACGTCACCGGGGGAGTCGGCATCGACGTCGTCGTCAACGATTCCGGCGCCGTCGCTGGGGCGCTCGTCGTATCATCATCGAAGAGTGAGGACCTCGACAACGCCGCGCTTACCGCGGCGATGAAGACGAAATTCGCGCCGCGTCATGACACGGCGTATTTTCCGATGCGCGTGTTCCATCTCGACTACGAGTTCCAAGACGACATATTGTAG